Sequence from the Estrella lausannensis genome:
TCACATCAGGAATTCTGCCCGCTTTTTCCAATTTCCAGCTCTTCTCAGCCTTCAGGGTTTGATAGAGCGATTGAATAATTTCGGGTTGATTGCAAAGATTCGCCAGGCATTGCTCAAAAGAAGGAAGCTCTTTAATTTCGTAAAAGGGAAAAACTACCCTGTCAAAGTCGGGGCAGGCGCTTGCAAAGAGAAGGGAGAGGCGCTTCTTGGAGTTGTTGAGCTCGACTTTGGCATTATCGACGGCGCTGAGGGCATCCGAGTAGGCCACTTCGGCTTTAGTTTGCTCGATGAAAGAGACTTTTCCCGTCTCGGCTTTTTTGGTCGCGATCTGGAGGACCTCTTCGGCGATGGAAGCTTGCTCTTCGGCTAGTTTCAGCAATTCCTGGCTCGCGGCCACATGGATGAACGCCCGGCTGAGCCGGTTTAAAACGACAAGTTTCGAGACATCATATCCGACAAGGGCGGCGTAGTATTGATACATCGATGCTTGGGAGCGATAGTCCCTTTTTCCTGCCGTTTCCACCTGCTGCGAGCAAAAAATGCGCTCCTCGCGGCTGTCCCACCCTTTCCAACGGTTGTTTCCCGCGAAGTTCTCCACCTCATAACCGGCGACAGGATTTGGCGCGAGCTGAGCTTGTCTCAGCTGATGACGGCTCATTTGTGCATCGTTGCAGGCAGACTTCAAGGTTAAAGAGTGTGTCAATACTCTGGAGACAGCCTGCTCCAGATCGAGCTCTTCGCTCGGTGAGAGGCTGCTATAACCGGTCCTTTCTGCATGCGCTTCCAAGGGAGCGGCGATACTCAGGATACAAAAATATAAAAGCAGATAATGAGACTTACCAACCATCTTGCGTATACCAAAACAAAGCGACAGGATCTTTTATACCGAAACAACTTGAAGAATTGGTCTTTGGCTTCGTCGGGTTTATACCGAAATTGTCTCAAAATTTGGGATTTTGGCTTTTAGAAAGCCAAAATCCCAAATTTTGAGACAATTTCGGTATATTTAAGAATTTTCGTTCTCACTCGCGCCTTGCCTCTCGGCAATGGTCGCTCGCTCTGGACAAAAATTCTTAAGGCCCTCCTGGCCAAATTTCCAATTCTTCAAGTTGTTCCGATATACTGTTTATAGAGAGCTTTTCTTCTTATCAAGAAAAAGCTTTGCGATAGAAGTAATTAAGTTTTTCTGCTAGATGAACTTTAATTATAGAAGAATAGTTCGATTGAATACCGAAAGGACCTCTGAATCTCGGGGGCCCTTTTGCAGAGCTGATTCAAGCTTTGCCGATCGCCTTTGCCATTTTCTGGAAGAGAAAGCAGTGTATGGGATAAAGGGAATACCAATAGAGATAACCCAGGATACCGCTGGGCTGGAAAAGCGCGGTCTGGACGAGGTAGGTGCCGGTTCCATTTTCTACGAGCTGAAAAGATAGCCAGGCCTTTCCGGGCACTTTCATATTTGACAGGAGCAAAAGACACCCCTTTTTCTTATCGGCAACCAGCACGCGCCAAAAATCGATGGAGTCTCCCACGTGAATTTCGGCAGGATCCCGCCGTCCGCGGTTGAGTCCGATGCCGCCTGCCATTTTGTCTAAAATCCCTCGTAAGTACCATGCCCAGTCGAAAACGTAATAGCCTGTCTCGCCCCCGATTCTCCAAATTCTATCGATGACTATATCCCGGGAGGCCTTGATCGGAACTCTCCTTTCATCTTTCAAACCGCCGTTTTTAGCTGTTTCGATATAATGGGCGATGTCAGGGTTTTCATCTTCTGTGTCCCAAGCATCCATCCATGTCGAGACCAGCTGGTGGCTTGATGTCTGCTCCATGGCCGAGATAATGGATTCCCGGTAGGTAAGGCAGGTGTGAGGAAGGATGGACTGGATTTCGTCAAGCCGCACCACCGTGCTGCTTTTCATGCTTTCCACAAGGTAATAACAGAGGGAAAAGCGCACCGAGGTCACAAAAAAGAGCCAGTAGCTGGATAGACGCGGTGACAAGAAGGGGACTTCCAGCATCCGTATTTTCCCCCCTCCGACTGCAGCGTAATTTTGCATCAGCTGCTTGAAATTGAGGACTTCAGGCCCACCGATGTCGAAGGTTTTATTATAGCAAGCTTCGTTGAGCAAAACTCCCGTCAGATAAAATAGAACATCTTGAACTCCAATAGGCTGACAAGGAGTTTTAACCCATTTGGGGACAACCATCCAGGGGAGTTTAGCGCAGAGGTCGCGGATGATTTCGAAGGAAGCGCTTCCTGCGCCGATGATCAGGCTAGCCCGCAAAATTGTGGTGGGGATTTTGCTTTCGTTCAGGATTGTCTCGACTAGCAACCTCGATTTTAGATGGGGAGAGAGCGCTCTTTCATCATTGATGATCCCTCCGAGATAGATGATTTGACGGACGCCGGTTTCCTTAATGCCATTGACAAAAGCCCTTGCGACTTGCTCTTCGGTGTCCGACAAATTCGCAACGATTCCCGACATCGAATGCACAAGGTAATAAGCGGCATCAATGCCTTGCGGTATCTCACGATAGGTGTCGGGGTTGCGCAAATCTCCCCAGATATAGAAGAGATTGGGTTTGTCGTCTGAAAAAACCCTTGTCCCCCGAATCCTGCAAATGGCGTAGACTTCATGCCCCCTTTCGAGTAAGGACAAAATGAGCTGCTTTCCCACAAACCCGGTAGCACCTGTCACTAAAATTTTGCTCATGAAACCGCGTCCTTTAGAGTTCTGCCGCTTCGTATCAGACAGCTCTTGCTTTTTTCCCCTCAGTGGCTTCATTTTAAAATTACCATGAAGCTGATAAGGTTACTCTATGTATAAGTTGCATTTTACACAAAAGCTTCCCCTATCTTTGGAAGAGGCATGGGATTTTTTTTCGTCTCCTGCCAATCTGGAGAAAATCACCCCTAAGAGCTTGGGGCTCAAAATCAAGCATCACCACGAAAACAAAAAAATGTACCCCGGGCAGATTCTCACCTATACTGTCTCACCTCTATGGGGTATCAAGATGGAATGGGTGACAGAAATCGTCGCTGCGGAAAAATTGCGCTATTTTATTGATGAACAGCGATTTGGCCCCTATGTTTTTTGGCATCATGAACATTGGTTCACCTCGATACCGGGAGGCGTGCTGATGGAAGATGTGGTCTATTATAAAGTGCCGTTTGGCATCCTGGGCAAAATTTTACACCGCTTTAAGATTAAGGATGATCTCGACACGATTTTTTTCTACCGAAGAGAAGTTTTGAAAGAGCTGTTTGGAGTGATCAGGCAAGATGCAATCGGACATGACTGACATCACACTTATTTTTCCCGATCAGCTGTTTGAGAATCATCCTGGAGTCGCTAAAGGCCGAACAGTCTGCCTTGCCGAAGAGTTTCTATTTTTCAAAGTCCAGCCGTTTCATAAACAGAGGCTAGTTTTACTTCGGGCGGCGATGCGCGCCTATGCTGAAAAACTTAAGAATGAGAAGCGGGAAGTCCTCTATATTCCGGCGCACGATCTCAATCAACGCGGCGAACTCTTCTCCCTCCTGGAAAAAAGGGGAGTTAAAAAAATTCACGTCGCAGAATTTGCCGATGAGTGGCTAAGCCAAGACCTGCAGGAGGCTGCTGACAAATGGGGCTGGGAAATCTCCTTTTACCCATCGCCCGGGTTCATCTGCTCAAATCAGGAGATAAAGACCTTCTTTGCCGGCAAGCAGCACTACTCCATGGCGCAGTTTTACGCCTATCAGCGCAAGCGATGTGATATTTTGATGAGCGGCCCAGGACCGGTGGGCGGTAAATACAGCTTTGATGCGGACAACAGAAAGAAAATCCCCAAAGGACTCCCGATCCCTCCTCCGTTCTTGGCATCCAAAAGCCGTGAGGTAGAGCAAGTCATCACTGGAGTGGAACAAGAGTTTCCTCATGCCATCGGCGAATCCTCTCCATTTAACTACCCGGTGACCCATGAAGAGGCGCGGGCCTCTCTTGGTGACTTTCTTAGGAGTAAATTTCTGCTCTATGGCGATTACCAAGACGCGCTTCAGCTCGGCGACTCGTTCCTCTTCCACAGCGTTCTATCCCCCCTTCTGAATATTGGGCTCTTAACTCCCATGGAAGTTGTAGAGTCGGCTCTCGAAGAAGCAAAGAAACGTTCAATCCCCTTAAATTCCCTGGAAGGCTTTATACGGCAAATCATCGGCTGGAGGGAGTTTGTAAGAGCCTCCTATTTTCTTAAGGGATCCTATCAGCGTTCATTGAACTTTTTTCACCATCGCGAGAAAATTCCAAAATGCTTCTGGAATGGATCTGTGGGTATTTTTCCGCTCGATGTGATCATTAAGAGAGCTTTGAAGACAG
This genomic interval carries:
- a CDS encoding cryptochrome/photolyase family protein, which codes for MTDITLIFPDQLFENHPGVAKGRTVCLAEEFLFFKVQPFHKQRLVLLRAAMRAYAEKLKNEKREVLYIPAHDLNQRGELFSLLEKRGVKKIHVAEFADEWLSQDLQEAADKWGWEISFYPSPGFICSNQEIKTFFAGKQHYSMAQFYAYQRKRCDILMSGPGPVGGKYSFDADNRKKIPKGLPIPPPFLASKSREVEQVITGVEQEFPHAIGESSPFNYPVTHEEARASLGDFLRSKFLLYGDYQDALQLGDSFLFHSVLSPLLNIGLLTPMEVVESALEEAKKRSIPLNSLEGFIRQIIGWREFVRASYFLKGSYQRSLNFFHHREKIPKCFWNGSVGIFPLDVIIKRALKTGYCNHIERLMVLGNFLLLTESAPDEVYSWFMGNFVDAYDWVMVSNVYGMSQYADGGKIVTKPYISGSNYLLKMSNYPKGEWTEIWDGLFWRFLSIHRALFASNQRTQNMVYLLDKNEQSIHPKIQKAEGWLQDYRRR
- a CDS encoding SRPBCC family protein, coding for MYKLHFTQKLPLSLEEAWDFFSSPANLEKITPKSLGLKIKHHHENKKMYPGQILTYTVSPLWGIKMEWVTEIVAAEKLRYFIDEQRFGPYVFWHHEHWFTSIPGGVLMEDVVYYKVPFGILGKILHRFKIKDDLDTIFFYRREVLKELFGVIRQDAIGHD
- a CDS encoding SDR family oxidoreductase translates to MKPLRGKKQELSDTKRQNSKGRGFMSKILVTGATGFVGKQLILSLLERGHEVYAICRIRGTRVFSDDKPNLFYIWGDLRNPDTYREIPQGIDAAYYLVHSMSGIVANLSDTEEQVARAFVNGIKETGVRQIIYLGGIINDERALSPHLKSRLLVETILNESKIPTTILRASLIIGAGSASFEIIRDLCAKLPWMVVPKWVKTPCQPIGVQDVLFYLTGVLLNEACYNKTFDIGGPEVLNFKQLMQNYAAVGGGKIRMLEVPFLSPRLSSYWLFFVTSVRFSLCYYLVESMKSSTVVRLDEIQSILPHTCLTYRESIISAMEQTSSHQLVSTWMDAWDTEDENPDIAHYIETAKNGGLKDERRVPIKASRDIVIDRIWRIGGETGYYVFDWAWYLRGILDKMAGGIGLNRGRRDPAEIHVGDSIDFWRVLVADKKKGCLLLLSNMKVPGKAWLSFQLVENGTGTYLVQTALFQPSGILGYLYWYSLYPIHCFLFQKMAKAIGKA
- a CDS encoding TolC family protein, giving the protein MVGKSHYLLLYFCILSIAAPLEAHAERTGYSSLSPSEELDLEQAVSRVLTHSLTLKSACNDAQMSRHQLRQAQLAPNPVAGYEVENFAGNNRWKGWDSREERIFCSQQVETAGKRDYRSQASMYQYYAALVGYDVSKLVVLNRLSRAFIHVAASQELLKLAEEQASIAEEVLQIATKKAETGKVSFIEQTKAEVAYSDALSAVDNAKVELNNSKKRLSLLFASACPDFDRVVFPFYEIKELPSFEQCLANLCNQPEIIQSLYQTLKAEKSWKLEKAGRIPDVTVEIGYKANYEESNRGLMAGISIPIPLFDQNQGNVKSAYYEMLKTGDLGRQLWLVLESRLSISHEDATRAYLEAKRIKERSLPSATKSFELAQKGYQEGKFEYLDVLDAERTLFGVKERYIQSLVNYHTRQADIDYLNSMTD